One genomic segment of Vulcanisaeta thermophila includes these proteins:
- the nucS gene encoding endonuclease NucS has protein sequence MDLLSFMGGEVRDLEYLVDPSPVDAMRLITLRKSTHVLIIYGEMVAQYEGRAKSSLDELMPRLIIAKPDGAFMIHEAGEYKPRLWNPAPAQLHASVNMGVLVLRSVRLSPREVVQVEVPIIRFVAAFRVGSTANYRVFGREEDVVNMIVNNPSIIEDGLRVISREYHTLVGDIDILARDSNNNLVVIECKRSQAGPEAVNQLKRYVDYLSEKEGVRVRGILAAPSISSSAYKYLRMYGLEFRRVEPKL, from the coding sequence GTGGATTTGCTTAGCTTCATGGGTGGTGAGGTAAGGGATCTTGAGTACCTGGTTGACCCATCGCCCGTTGATGCCATGAGGCTAATAACGCTTAGGAAGAGTACGCACGTGCTCATTATCTATGGCGAGATGGTTGCTCAGTATGAGGGTCGTGCTAAGTCAAGCCTTGATGAGTTGATGCCCAGGTTGATAATTGCCAAGCCCGATGGCGCGTTCATGATCCATGAGGCCGGTGAGTACAAGCCACGCCTGTGGAATCCAGCGCCTGCCCAGCTTCATGCTTCCGTTAACATGGGTGTGCTAGTCCTGAGGAGTGTTAGGCTTAGCCCAAGGGAGGTGGTTCAGGTGGAGGTGCCCATTATTAGGTTTGTGGCGGCCTTTAGGGTGGGTTCCACGGCTAATTACAGGGTTTTTGGTCGTGAGGAGGATGTGGTGAATATGATAGTTAATAACCCCAGTATCATTGAGGATGGTTTGAGGGTGATATCCAGGGAGTACCACACATTGGTTGGTGATATAGACATACTGGCCAGGGACTCTAACAATAACCTGGTGGTTATTGAGTGTAAGAGGTCCCAGGCGGGCCCGGAGGCTGTTAATCAGCTTAAGCGTTATGTGGATTACCTGAGTGAGAAGGAGGGTGTTAGGGTCCGTGGGATCTTAGCGGCACCCTCAATATCATCATCAGCCTACAAGTACCTTAGGATGTATGGCCTTGAGTTTAGGAGGGTTGAGCCCAAACTTTGA
- a CDS encoding phosphoribosyltransferase, producing the protein MVKVPIKIVSWDEITEWSRALAMKIRESGWRPDIIVAIARGGYAPARLLCDYLGVMDLVSLQVVHWPSTAQVAERAYIKYALSVDLSGKRVLVVDDIVDTGDSIQLAKDYIERNNKGAEVRTAALQWISTVAKFKPDYWAIEVRDWAWFVYPWNTTEDMTNFIRRVLTEEGKLGKREWSLNELINKLVEWYGDEILKVKVTYIDLALKSLEMQGFISKSQRDGVEHIVIKAL; encoded by the coding sequence GTGGTCAAGGTACCCATAAAGATCGTGAGTTGGGACGAAATAACCGAGTGGAGTAGGGCCCTGGCAATGAAAATAAGGGAGTCAGGTTGGAGGCCGGATATAATAGTGGCCATAGCCAGGGGAGGATACGCACCGGCCAGGCTCCTCTGTGACTACCTGGGAGTCATGGACCTAGTGAGCCTACAGGTGGTTCATTGGCCATCAACAGCGCAGGTTGCTGAGAGGGCCTACATTAAGTACGCATTAAGTGTGGATTTGAGTGGTAAGAGGGTGCTTGTGGTGGATGATATAGTGGACACTGGGGACTCCATACAATTGGCTAAGGACTACATTGAACGTAATAATAAGGGTGCTGAGGTAAGGACAGCGGCGCTTCAGTGGATATCCACCGTGGCCAAGTTCAAACCCGATTACTGGGCCATTGAGGTTAGGGACTGGGCCTGGTTCGTCTATCCCTGGAATACCACGGAGGACATGACCAACTTCATAAGGAGGGTCCTCACGGAGGAGGGTAAGTTAGGTAAGAGGGAGTGGTCACTGAATGAGTTAATTAATAAGCTTGTGGAGTGGTATGGTGATGAGATCCTCAAGGTCAAGGTAACCTACATAGACCTGGCGCTGAAGTCCCTGGAGATGCAGGGGTTCATTAGTAAGTCCCAGAGGGATGGTGTGGAGCACATAGTGATCAAGGCGTTGTAG
- a CDS encoding DMT family transporter, giving the protein MVPRHYLALTVAVIAISWASILILLSGAQPIAVAFWRTALASLVLLPLALMERDRGGHGVDGRDLMLMTISGAALATHFMTWIQSLYLTTVASSVTLVSTYPVFTLVMGRLIGERPRVRATVGTLTAFLGIVIISAPAFYISTKALLGDLLALAGALSGAVYFLIGRAVRIRVSLAMYTVPVYGVAAIITLITGLILNVRFWPYPPMTWAYIAALVAGPMLLGHTLLNYSLKYSRAITVTTSTLGEPVGSTLLAWLILHQVPTPLTLLGMAVTLTGIYLVVSEEGSAAG; this is encoded by the coding sequence GTGGTGCCAAGGCACTACCTAGCGCTTACCGTTGCTGTGATTGCGATATCCTGGGCCTCAATACTAATACTGTTATCTGGGGCCCAGCCCATAGCCGTGGCCTTCTGGAGGACTGCACTGGCATCCCTAGTATTACTCCCGCTGGCACTTATGGAGAGGGACAGGGGCGGCCACGGTGTGGATGGTAGGGATTTAATGCTTATGACCATTAGCGGCGCCGCGTTGGCCACGCACTTCATGACCTGGATCCAAAGCCTCTACCTAACCACTGTGGCCTCCAGCGTAACTCTAGTATCAACATACCCTGTGTTTACCCTAGTCATGGGCCGATTAATAGGTGAGAGGCCGAGGGTTAGGGCCACTGTTGGCACGTTAACTGCGTTCCTGGGTATTGTGATAATATCGGCACCAGCGTTCTACATAAGCACCAAGGCACTGCTGGGCGACCTCCTGGCACTGGCCGGCGCGCTTTCTGGCGCGGTTTACTTCCTCATAGGTAGGGCAGTTAGGATCAGGGTCTCCCTGGCCATGTACACCGTGCCCGTGTACGGAGTCGCCGCCATCATCACCCTAATAACGGGTCTAATCCTAAACGTGAGGTTTTGGCCATACCCACCCATGACGTGGGCCTACATAGCGGCCTTGGTGGCTGGCCCCATGCTGCTCGGGCACACACTACTTAATTACTCACTTAAGTACTCGAGGGCAATCACGGTAACCACATCCACCCTTGGGGAGCCCGTGGGGTCCACATTACTGGCCTGGTTAATACTTCACCAGGTGCCCACCCCATTGACCCTACTGGGCATGGCGGTGACGCTAACCGGCATTTACCTGGTGGTTTCCGAGGAGGGCTCCGCGGCCGGTTAA
- a CDS encoding ERCC4 domain-containing protein yields the protein MPCTVIVDSREYETAEEVIKWLKRYECTVLPRRLEVGDYVVPGNVGIERKRAMDLISSIVDGRLFEQSNELSRAYDRAYVVIEGDLWRAASRRDVHEHAIISSLVSIINLGVRVLFTHNEEGTAYLIKTIAEGGSTHGVKSVPVRKGGTIYDAQIAFLSSLPGIGMRRAEALLRAFGTPLNALNNLNQWVRRVDGINEKVVAAVRKVLTTQYGNEEEQGTLRIDELIREGDNEGGESTGDAGDKEVNKSRGVGRRITDYMGGEE from the coding sequence GTGCCCTGCACTGTGATTGTTGATTCCAGGGAGTACGAAACGGCGGAGGAAGTAATCAAGTGGCTTAAGCGTTATGAGTGTACTGTACTACCCAGGAGGCTTGAGGTTGGTGACTACGTGGTGCCGGGCAACGTGGGTATTGAGAGGAAGAGGGCCATGGACCTCATATCCTCAATAGTCGATGGGAGGTTATTTGAGCAGAGTAACGAGTTGTCCAGGGCTTATGATAGGGCCTACGTGGTGATTGAGGGTGACCTATGGAGGGCGGCCAGTAGGAGGGATGTTCATGAGCACGCCATAATAAGCTCCTTAGTATCCATAATCAATTTAGGGGTTAGGGTCTTATTCACGCACAATGAGGAGGGAACCGCGTACTTAATAAAAACCATCGCCGAGGGTGGGTCCACCCACGGTGTTAAGTCCGTGCCTGTCAGGAAGGGCGGCACGATATATGACGCCCAGATTGCGTTCCTATCATCATTACCGGGTATAGGCATGAGGAGGGCTGAGGCGTTGTTAAGGGCCTTTGGGACCCCACTTAATGCACTTAATAACCTAAACCAATGGGTTAGGAGGGTTGATGGCATTAACGAGAAGGTGGTGGCTGCTGTGAGGAAGGTATTAACAACCCAGTATGGGAATGAGGAGGAACAGGGCACACTTCGTATAGATGAGTTAATCAGGGAGGGTGATAATGAGGGCGGTGAATCCACCGGTGATGCTGGTGATAAGGAAGTAAATAAAAGCAGGGGTGTTGGGCGTAGGATAACGGATTACATGGGTGGTGAGGAATGA
- a CDS encoding histone family protein, translating to MPEIPLAPLDRIFHKAGAERVSEDATQALRDILEYIAFDIASKSIELARHAGRKTVTADDVKTAIRIIKCVPVPMS from the coding sequence ATGCCTGAAATTCCACTGGCACCATTGGATAGAATTTTCCATAAAGCAGGTGCTGAAAGGGTTAGTGAAGATGCAACCCAAGCATTGAGGGATATATTGGAGTATATTGCGTTTGATATTGCATCAAAGAGTATTGAGTTAGCGAGGCATGCTGGGCGTAAGACCGTCACGGCTGATGATGTTAAGACCGCAATTAGAATAATTAAGTGTGTTCCTGTGCCCATGTCATGA
- the speD gene encoding adenosylmethionine decarboxylase, translating into MSLTPQVEGSRSKGVVGKHVYGNLYGVDPNILRNEWFLRSLVIKAAEIANVHLVEVKSWRFIGGDKEGISVLALVLESHIAIHTWPEYGFATVDVYTCGDHSMPEKAFNYIVNALRPARYVMFNADRSSD; encoded by the coding sequence ATGTCACTAACACCCCAGGTAGAGGGTTCGAGATCAAAGGGTGTGGTGGGTAAGCATGTATATGGTAATCTATACGGGGTTGATCCCAACATCCTAAGGAATGAGTGGTTCCTACGGTCCCTGGTAATAAAGGCCGCCGAGATAGCAAACGTGCACCTCGTGGAGGTTAAGTCCTGGAGATTCATTGGTGGTGATAAGGAGGGTATAAGCGTGCTCGCCCTAGTACTGGAGAGCCACATAGCCATCCACACATGGCCAGAGTATGGTTTCGCCACGGTGGACGTCTACACATGCGGTGACCACAGCATGCCTGAGAAGGCATTTAATTACATTGTCAATGCCCTGAGACCAGCTAGGTACGTGATGTTCAACGCCGATAGATCAAGCGATTAA